GATAACGTCATGCCAATATTTTTTTGTTTTACTCATTCCATGGTCTTTGAGAATTCTAATTTTTTCTGCAAGTTCTTGTGAATTAGTAACACACATTCCACCTTCACCTGTTGTTATTACTTTATTTCCAAAGAATGAAAAACAGCCGATATCACCATAAGAACCGACTTTTTTGTCATTGTATCTTGCTCCATGTGCTTCGGCGCAATCCTCGATAACAAACAATTTGTGATTTTTTGCTATTTTCATAATTGAATTCATATCGCATGGTTGTCCGTATATGTGTACAGGTATAATGGCTTTAGTTTTCGGAGTTATTGCTTTTTCGATTTCAAGAGGGTCAATGCACCAGCTGTCTTTTTCGATGTCAACAATTACTGGTGTGGCATTGCAGTGTAATATTGCATTAATTGTTGCAGCAAAAGTTAAATCAGGTACTATTACTTCATCTCCTTTCCCAATTCCTAATGCTAATAATGCTAAATGCAATGCAACAGTTCCGTTTGAAACGGCAATACCATATTTGCATTCGCAAAATTTTGAAAATTCATTTTCAAACAAGTCAATATATTTTCCCGCACTTGAAATCCAAGTTGATAAAAATGCATCGGTTAAATATTTTAGCTCATTGCCGTTCAATAATGGACTTGCAATAGGAATATGTATTCTATTTGAGAATTCGAAAAAATCTACATAATTATGGTTTTCATCAATAATAGGTATTATTTTTATTTTATCATTTGTTTTACCTATGACATCCAGAGGATTTTCATTAGAAAAAGCATAAATAAAATCTTTATTTATTAAATTTTTTATTGGTTCTTGCAACTTGCAACCTTCCAGTAATAACTTTCTTATATCTCCATCAGTTAAAATTCCATGAAGTTTATTCCTGTCATCTACTATAAACGCTATCCCTTTGCCGTTTTCGTTTATTACTTGCAAAACATCTAATAAGATTTTATTTATATTACAGAGCATTTTTGTCATAAGAAACTTTATTTTCTATTAATTCGTAATTTTTTTTAATATTCTCAATGTTATTATTTATTTCTAAAGTAACTGTTTTACCTGCAAAATTATACTTTTTAAGTAAATTCCACATATTGCTGTTCTCTAAAATTAATTTATTTTCATCTTCGGTTTTATTATTATCGCTTAAATGAATATAGTTGCTTTCTGAAAACAATGAATTTAATTCTTTATAAAAATTAAGATTTAAAGTGTTGCATGAAACTTTTAAATGCCCAATATCAAGTAGCAAATTAAAATTTATTTGTTTTTTTAATTCTAAATATTCATCAGTATTTGTTAATAAAAAAGGATTCTGTTCGTTGAAATTTTTATAATTTAATAAAGATAAAACATTATTTTCAATATATAATTCTACATTATCAGCTTCTTTTTTTATCAATTCCCATCCCATGCAAAAGCGTTCAAGGGCTTTATCTTTATCAAGCAATTTACTAAAGGTAATTCTTTTGCCAATATCATCAGTGCTTATGTCAATAAGAAAACCCGCATGTAATCCGAATTTACCAATTGATAATAGTTTTGATAGTTTAATTGAGTTTATTAAAGCAGATATTGTTTTTTCAAAAATTATTTCATCTAATGAAGCTAAGTTTAAAACAAAATTTTCTTTCTGTGGGGGGAAATAATTGTGTAAAATATAATTAATATTATACTTTTTCTTTAAATCTATTAAATCATCAACAATATTAAGATAATATTCTGTTCCACCTGATAATTCAATATTTTTAAATCCGTTCTGAACAAGCTTGATGATAGATTCATTTATATGTTTTTGTTTAACACAAGAAGTCGAAATAAATATCATTTTACCCTCCTCACCGGATTACCAACATAAGTGCCCGGTTCAGTAATATTCTTTATAACAACTGAATTGGCACCAACAATAACATTATCACATATTTTAACTTTGTCAATTACAACTGCCCCTGCTCCTATAAAACAACAGCTGCCTATGTTAACTCTTCCGCATAATACAGCTCCTATTGAAATATGGTTATGATTACCAATTATTGCTTCATGCTCTATTATGCAACTTGTATTAATTATATTATTGTTGCCGATAATAACATTAGAATTGATGTAAATGTTTGCAAAAAACTGGTTTGAGCAACCTATATCAACTCTTTTTTCTATCAGAGCTTTTGGATGTATTAAATTGTCTTTAGCAATTTGTTTGTAATATTTTTCAAAATATATTTCTCGCTGTACATTATCACCTATTGATAACACCAGATTATATTCTTCTTTAATGGCATCAATTTTTCCAACTAATTCATAGCCGTTTATAAATTCTTTATTTTTTATATCAAAAGAATTATCATATATGCCTTTTATTAAAAAACCATAACTTTCTAATATGACAATTAGGGACCTTGTATGTCCTCCTGAACCTAAAATAACAATTTCTTTATTCATTAATTATGTCGTCTTTTTTATAATTTTTGTTTGCTTTGTGTCCTATTAAATTTTTATATAATATAGGAGAAATTCCAATTCCACCAGTTCTTTTAGCAACTATGTTGTTATCTGTAAATAATTCACCTTTTTTTATGTTTTTATTTGCAACTAAACATTTCTGTAATGACTTTCTTGTTTTAATTTCAGATAATGTTGGTTTTTTTATTTCTGTTCCAAGATATGTTTCTGCTTTTTTTATAGATTTAACAAATTGCTTTAATTCTTCAGGTGTCAATGATGCTTTATGGTCGGGTCCTTGCATCTTTTTATTAATAGTAAAATGCTTTTCGATAATTTTAGCTCCCATTGAAACGGCGTAAGGTGCGGCACCGATACCGATGGAATGGTCAGAATAACCAACTAAAATATTGAATTTATCCATATAAGTTTTGAGAACATTTAGGTTAACTTCGT
The sequence above is a segment of the Bacteroidales bacterium genome. Coding sequences within it:
- a CDS encoding aminotransferase class I/II-fold pyridoxal phosphate-dependent enzyme, which gives rise to MTKMLCNINKILLDVLQVINENGKGIAFIVDDRNKLHGILTDGDIRKLLLEGCKLQEPIKNLINKDFIYAFSNENPLDVIGKTNDKIKIIPIIDENHNYVDFFEFSNRIHIPIASPLLNGNELKYLTDAFLSTWISSAGKYIDLFENEFSKFCECKYGIAVSNGTVALHLALLALGIGKGDEVIVPDLTFAATINAILHCNATPVIVDIEKDSWCIDPLEIEKAITPKTKAIIPVHIYGQPCDMNSIMKIAKNHKLFVIEDCAEAHGARYNDKKVGSYGDIGCFSFFGNKVITTGEGGMCVTNSQELAEKIRILKDHGMSKTKKYWHDVIGYNYRMTNLQASIGLAQLERVNFILEYRKKIENDYIRLLSEIDFIEFQKNNLPKREKITWIVSVLIKSGNRDTLLQRLMEKGIDARPFFYPLSSMDIYKKFVFSNKICKEIASSGINFPTNSSVNKKIIEKIKEIILSNQLI
- a CDS encoding NeuD/PglB/VioB family sugar acetyltransferase, yielding MNKEIVILGSGGHTRSLIVILESYGFLIKGIYDNSFDIKNKEFINGYELVGKIDAIKEEYNLVLSIGDNVQREIYFEKYYKQIAKDNLIHPKALIEKRVDIGCSNQFFANIYINSNVIIGNNNIINTSCIIEHEAIIGNHNHISIGAVLCGRVNIGSCCFIGAGAVVIDKVKICDNVIVGANSVVIKNITEPGTYVGNPVRRVK
- a CDS encoding TIM barrel protein; protein product: MIFISTSCVKQKHINESIIKLVQNGFKNIELSGGTEYYLNIVDDLIDLKKKYNINYILHNYFPPQKENFVLNLASLDEIIFEKTISALINSIKLSKLLSIGKFGLHAGFLIDISTDDIGKRITFSKLLDKDKALERFCMGWELIKKEADNVELYIENNVLSLLNYKNFNEQNPFLLTNTDEYLELKKQINFNLLLDIGHLKVSCNTLNLNFYKELNSLFSESNYIHLSDNNKTEDENKLILENSNMWNLLKKYNFAGKTVTLEINNNIENIKKNYELIENKVSYDKNAL